One genomic window of Camelina sativa cultivar DH55 chromosome 5, Cs, whole genome shotgun sequence includes the following:
- the LOC104789743 gene encoding protein NRT1/ PTR FAMILY 2.13-like: MRIVQRLSTEIEYFRQTQDATGRPGSGGIRPCSIPFGVDQFDQRTEEGVKGVASFFNWYYMTFTIVLLITQTVVVYIQDQVSWIIGFSIPTGLMALAVVMFFAGMKRYIYVKPEGSIFSGIAQVVVAARKKRKLKVPVEDDGTVTYYDPSIKSSVLSKLHRSNQFRFLDKAAVIIEGDLTPEGAPSDKWRLCSVQEVEEVKCLIRIVPVWSAGIISLAAMTTQGTFTVSQALKMDRHLGPNFEIPAGSLSVISLLTIGVFLPFYDRVFVPFMRRITGHKSGITLLQRIGTGIVFAIFSMIVAGIVERMRRRRSISAGDPTXGINKLMIN, translated from the exons ATGCGAATTGTGCAACGTCTCTCTACCGAAATCGAATATTTCCGCCAAACCCAGGATGCAACCGGACGGCCTG GGAGTGGAGGGATACGACCTTGTAGCATCCCTTTTGGGGTTGATCAGTTTGACCAACGAACTGAGGAAGGGGTTAAAGGAGTGGCGAGTTTCTTCAACTGGTATTACATGACTTTTACTATAGTACTGCTCATTACACAGACCGTAGTTGTGTATATCCAGGACCAAGTCAGTTGGATTATCGGCTTTAGTATCCCTACCGGACTCATGGCTCTTGCGGTGGTTATGTTTTTTGCCGGAATGAAACGTTATATCTACGTTAAACCTGAAGGGAGTATATTCTCTGGGATTGCTCAAGTTGTCGTGGCAGCTCGTAAGAAGCGAAAGCTGAAAGTTCCGGTAGAAGATGACGGCACTGTGACCTATTACGACCCATCCATCAAATCTAGCGTGTTATCCAAGTTACACCGCAGTAACCAATTCAG gTTTCTTGACAAAGCGGCGGTGATAATAGAAGGCGACCTAACACCAGAGGGAGCTCCATCAGACAAGTGGCGGTTATGCAGCGTCCAAGAAGTGGAAGAAGTGAAATGTTTGATCCGAATCGTTCCTGTTTGGTCGGCCGGAATAATCTCACTTGCGGCCATGACAACACAAGGCACTTTCACTGTCTCTCAAGCTTTGAAAATGGATCGACACTTAGGTCCTAATTTCGAGATTCCGGCTGGTTCACTCTCTGTCATCTCTCTACTCACAATAGGCGTCTTTCTTCCCTTTTACGACCGTGTTTTTGTTCCCTTCATGAGGCGAATCACCGGCCATAAATCAGGAATCACACTCCTCCAACGTATAGGGACAGGGATCGTGTTCGCGATCTTCTCTATGATCGTTGCGGGCATTGTGGAGCGTATGAGACGCAGACGCTCCATTAGTGCTGGAGATCCAACAGNTGGGATAAACAAGCTCATGATCAACTAA
- the LOC104788067 gene encoding uncharacterized protein LOC104788067 yields MEFFNQAKAVRMRNVHDKYLAADEDEETVTQDRNGSDKRARWIVEPVRGSFAVIRLKSCYGNYLTASNERFLLGATGRKVILSKPSRLDSSVEWEPVREGSKMTLKTRYGNLLRANGGLPPWRNSVTHDTAHVSDSFLWDVDVVEILVGTAAPTPAPVSTPPPHRRPSYSPVSRTSSERSEEELTASPPKSEGRIIYYHIADEEGHVEDESAVGYALTFKGNSVEQLTQALQEETSMDDFVVCTRNPLNGKLFPIRLQLPPNSGKMHVVLVPSSSS; encoded by the exons ATGGAGTTTTTCAATCAAGCTAAAGCCGTAAGGATGCGTAACGTCCATGATAAGTATCTAGCGGCGGACGAGGACGAGGAGACGGTGACTCAAGACAGGAATGGTTCCGACAAGAGAGCTAGGTGGATCGTCGAGCCGGTTCGTGGTTCCTTTGCAGTGATCCGTTTGAAGAGTTGCTACGGTAATTACCTCACCGCTTCGAACGAGCGGTTCTTGCTCGGTGCCACTGGGCGTAAAGTGATCCTATCGAAACCAAGTCGACTCGACTCGTCTGTTGAGTGGGAGCCGGTAAGAGAAGGATCCAAGATGACGCTCAAGACGAGATACGGCAACTTGCTTCGAGCCAACGGTGGGCTTCCTCCGTGGCGTAACTCTGTCACTCATGACACTGCTCACGTATCGGACTCTTTCTTGTGGGATGTTGATGTCGTCGAGATTTTAGTGGGAACGGCTGCTCCTACTCCAGCTCCTGTGTCAACACCTCCGCCTCATAGGAGGCCATCGTATTCTCCAGTTTCTAGAACATCTTCAGAAAGATCCGAAGAAGAG TTGACCGCGTCGCCGCCGAAATCTGAAGGAAGGATCATTTATTACCACATCGCGGATGAGGAAGGACATGTGGAAGATGAATCAGCTGTTGGATACGCTTTGACTTTCAAAGGAAACAGCGTTGAGCAGTTGACGCAGGCGCTTCAAGAAGAGACTAGCATGGATGATTTTGTGGTGTGTACACGCAATCCTTTGAACGGCAAGCTGTTTCCAATTCGTTTGCAACTTCCGCCAAATAGCGGGAAAATGCATGTCGTTCTAGTACCTTCAAGTAGTTCTTAA
- the LOC104788070 gene encoding uncharacterized protein LOC104788070 isoform X2, which yields MELFAKGTAVRLRSCHEKYIYAVDDEKTIRQSSDGTSRQSIWTVEMVPRKPKFIRLKSCYGKYLTASESSFLLGMTGARVIQTPPFRQAEYESDWEPIRDESTVKLMSWNEKYLRGNGGAPPWKNSVTCDSEPHVPATKKWILWSVELVVNPENVSFADRFMSPVSSFNYSSVSDDGLNHGSPPVQKLPTYGSSESIGSDPGSVTSSKLMFTPSMSGTSSPKPTEVQRKPSKKLVVENVTAMEIFRGAKSVRLRSSAHEKYLMADDDEERVVMGKNGSSKEARWRVELVPGSEKAIRLKSCHGGYLTASNERLMLGATGHKVVQSRRIRADEPAGEWEPVKEGLKVRLRSRNGGNYLRANGGMPPWRNTVTHDSPHSSVTQSSVVWDVDVVEVHGTG from the exons atggagctgTTCGCCAAAGGTACGGCCGTTAG ATTACGGAGCTGTCACGAGAAATACATCTACGCCGTCGACGACGAAAAAACCATCCGTCAAAGCTCCGACGGAACGTCACGGCAATCTATATGGACGGTGGAGATGGTGCCACGTAAACCCAAATTCATACGTCTCAAGAGCTGCTACGGCAAGTATTTAACGGCGAGCGAGTCGTCGTTTCTTCTTGGGATGACCGGCGCGAGAGTCATCCAAACGCCGCCGTTTCGTCAGGCGGAGTACGAGAGCGACTGGGAGCCGATACGAGACGAGTCAACGGTTAAACTCATGTCGTGGAACGAAAAATATCTGCGAGGGAACGGAGGAGCTCCGCCGTGGAAAAACTCCGTGACGTGCGATAGTGAGCCGCACGTACCGGCGACCAAGAAATGGATCTTGTGGTCCGTTGAGCTCGTTGTGAATCCTGAGAATGTTTCGTTTGCCGATCGTTTCATGTCCCCGGTTTCGAGTTTTAACTACTCGTCGGTCTCTGATGACGGGTTAAATCACGGGTCACCACCGGTTCAGAAATTACCGACTTATGGATCTTCTGAATCTATCGGGTCGGATCCTGGGTCGGTTACTTCTTCGAAACTTATGTTTACTCCGTCAATGTCGGGTACATCGTCCCCAAAACCAACCGAG gTACAGAGGAAACCTTCGAAGAAGTTAGTCGTAGAAAATGTAACAGCGATGGAAATATTTAGGGGTGCGAAGTCGGTGCGATTACGAAGCAGTGCACATGAGAAATATTTGATGGCTGATGACGATGAAGAGAGAGTGGTGATGGGAAAAAACGGGTCGTCTAAGGAGGCTCGATGGAGAGTTGAGTTGGTACCGGGATCCGAAAAGGCGATCCGGTTAAAGAGCTGTCATGGTGGATACTTGACGGCGTCGAATGAGAGGTTGATGTTGGGAGCGACGGGGCATAAAGTGGTGCAGTCGAGGAGGATACGAGCGGACGAGCCAGCGGGGGAGTGGGAGCCGGTTAAAGAAGGTTTAAAGGTGAGGCTAAGGAGTAGAAACGGTGGGAATTATCTAAGAGCCAATGGAGGAATGCCACCTTGGAGAAATACGGTTACTCATGATTCACCGCACTCGAGTGTTACGCAGAGTTCGGTGGTTTGGGATGTTGATGTGGTCGAGGTTCATGGGACCGGTTGA
- the LOC104788070 gene encoding uncharacterized protein LOC104788070 isoform X3, translated as MELFAKGTAVRLRSCHEKYIYAVDDEKTIRQSSDGTSRQSIWTVEMVPRKPKFIRLKSCYGKYLTASESSFLLGMTGARVIQTPPFRQAEYESDWEPIRDESTVKLMSWNEKYLRGNGGAPPWKNSVTCDSEPHVPATKKWILWSVELVVNPENVSFADRFMSPVSSFNYSSVSDDGLNHGSPPVQKLPTYGSSESIGSDPGSVTSSKLMFTPSMSGTSSPKPTEVQRKPSKKLVVENVTAMEIFRGAKSVRLRSSAHEKYLMADDDEERVVMGKNGSSKEARWRVELVPGSEKAIRLKSCHGGYLTASNERLMLGATGHKVVQSRRIRADEPAGEWEPVKEGLKVRLRSRNGGNYLRANGGMPPWRNTVTHDSPHSSVTQSSVVWDVDVVEVHGTG; from the exons atggagctgTTCGCCAAAG GTACGGCCGTTAGATTACGGAGCTGTCACGAGAAATACATCTACGCCGTCGACGACGAAAAAACCATCCGTCAAAGCTCCGACGGAACGTCACGGCAATCTATATGGACGGTGGAGATGGTGCCACGTAAACCCAAATTCATACGTCTCAAGAGCTGCTACGGCAAGTATTTAACGGCGAGCGAGTCGTCGTTTCTTCTTGGGATGACCGGCGCGAGAGTCATCCAAACGCCGCCGTTTCGTCAGGCGGAGTACGAGAGCGACTGGGAGCCGATACGAGACGAGTCAACGGTTAAACTCATGTCGTGGAACGAAAAATATCTGCGAGGGAACGGAGGAGCTCCGCCGTGGAAAAACTCCGTGACGTGCGATAGTGAGCCGCACGTACCGGCGACCAAGAAATGGATCTTGTGGTCCGTTGAGCTCGTTGTGAATCCTGAGAATGTTTCGTTTGCCGATCGTTTCATGTCCCCGGTTTCGAGTTTTAACTACTCGTCGGTCTCTGATGACGGGTTAAATCACGGGTCACCACCGGTTCAGAAATTACCGACTTATGGATCTTCTGAATCTATCGGGTCGGATCCTGGGTCGGTTACTTCTTCGAAACTTATGTTTACTCCGTCAATGTCGGGTACATCGTCCCCAAAACCAACCGAG gTACAGAGGAAACCTTCGAAGAAGTTAGTCGTAGAAAATGTAACAGCGATGGAAATATTTAGGGGTGCGAAGTCGGTGCGATTACGAAGCAGTGCACATGAGAAATATTTGATGGCTGATGACGATGAAGAGAGAGTGGTGATGGGAAAAAACGGGTCGTCTAAGGAGGCTCGATGGAGAGTTGAGTTGGTACCGGGATCCGAAAAGGCGATCCGGTTAAAGAGCTGTCATGGTGGATACTTGACGGCGTCGAATGAGAGGTTGATGTTGGGAGCGACGGGGCATAAAGTGGTGCAGTCGAGGAGGATACGAGCGGACGAGCCAGCGGGGGAGTGGGAGCCGGTTAAAGAAGGTTTAAAGGTGAGGCTAAGGAGTAGAAACGGTGGGAATTATCTAAGAGCCAATGGAGGAATGCCACCTTGGAGAAATACGGTTACTCATGATTCACCGCACTCGAGTGTTACGCAGAGTTCGGTGGTTTGGGATGTTGATGTGGTCGAGGTTCATGGGACCGGTTGA
- the LOC104788072 gene encoding LEAF RUST 10 DISEASE-RESISTANCE LOCUS RECEPTOR-LIKE PROTEIN KINASE-like 1.5, translated as MSQPPSSSSSRRCFSLLIFVLTIVNPSSASTSSCTSSIHCPPFNSSPPYPFSTSPGCGHPNFQIQCSSPRATITIKNLTFSILHYSSLSSSLTLSPITNSNRTSNCSSLRFSSSPNRFIDLTGSPFRVSDSSCSRLSLLRPCSPLTLPNCSRCPWDCKLLKNPGRILHGCESTHGSLSEQGCQGDLLGFLQDFFTRFGFEAEWDESQDPYFAKCRGCQIKNGVCGFNSTHPNQEFLCFPKNKSRSELVTKRVNHIAVLSLIFALTCLLLAFSVAVAIFRSRRASFLSSVNEEDPAALFLRRHRSAALLPPVFTFEELETATNKFDPKRKIGDGGFGSVYLGQLSDGQLLAVKFLHHHHGATAAATEHCKAFSMKSFCNEILILSSINHPNLVKLHGYCSDPRGLLLVHDYVTNGTLADHLHGRRSKMTWRVRLDIALQTALAMEYLHFAIVPSVVHRDITSSNIFVEKDMKIKVGDFGLSRLLVFSETTVNSASSSDYVSTGPQGTPGYLDPDYHRSFRLTEKSDVYSYGVVLMELITGMKAVDQRREKRDMALADLVVSKIQMGLLDQVIDPLLALDGDDVAAVTDGFGVAAVAELAFRCVVADKDDRPDAKEIVEELRRIRSHTRVTEDDDVGED; from the coding sequence atgTCTCAAccaccgtcttcttcttcttcacgacGGTGCTTCTCTTTACTCATCTTCGTTCTCACCATTGTTAACCCTTCCTCTGCATCTACTTCATCATGTACTTCTTCAATTCATTGCCCACCGTTTAACTCCTCACCACCGTACCCGTTCTCAACTTCACCAGGATGTGGCCACCCTAACTTCCAGATCCAATGCTCTTCTCCACGCGCCACCATCACAATCAAAAACCTCACTTTCTCTATCCTCCAttactcatctctctcttcttctctaacccTCTCTCCCATTACAAACTCTAACCGGACCTCAAACTGCTCTTCTCTCCGGTTCTCCTCCTCACCAAACCGGTTCATCGACCTAACCGGTTCACCTTTCAGAGTCTCTGACTCTTCTTGCTCTCGTCTCTCACTTCTCCGTCCTTGCTCTCCTTTGACTCTCCCTAACTGTTCTCGTTGTCCTTGGGACTGTAAACTCTTGAAGAATCCGGGTCGGATCCTCCACGGTTGCGAATCGACCCACGGGTCGTTATCTGAACAAGGCTGCCAAGGAGATCTTCTTGGCTTTCTCCAAGACTTCTTCactagattcggttttgaagcTGAATGGGACGAGTCTCAAGATCCATACTTTGCTAAATGCAGAGGCTGTCAAATCAAGAACGGTGTTTGCGGGTTTAATTCGACCCACCCGAATCAAGAATTCCTCTGTTttcccaaaaacaaatcaagatcCGAATTAGTAACTAAAAGAGTCAATCACATCGCTGTCTTGTCTCTTATCTTCGCTCTGACTTGTCTCCTACTTGCTTTCTCCGTCGCCGTAGCAATCTTCCGATCAAGAAGAGCGAGTTTTTTGTCCTCAGTCAACGAAGAAGACCCGGCTGCTCTGTTCCTCCGCCGTCACCGCTCCGCCGCTCTTCTCCCACCTGTCTTCACCTTCGAAGAGCTCGAAACCGCCACCAACAAATTCGACCCCAAGCGCAAAATCGGCGACGGTGGTTTCGGTTCTGTTTACTTAGGCCAACTCAGCGACGGACAGCTCCTCGCCGTTAAGTTCCTCCACCATCACCATGGCGCAACCGCCGCAGCCACCGAGCATTGCAAAGCGTTCTCGATGAAGTCATTCTGTAATGAGATCTTAATCCTCTCTTCGATCAACCACCCTAACCTCGTTAAGCTCCATGGCTATTGCTCTGACCCGAGAGGGCTTCTTCTTGTTCACGATTACGTCACTAACGGCACACTCGCTGACCATCTCCACGGCCGGAGATCGAAGATGACGTGGCGTGTAAGGTTAGATATTGCTTTACAGACAGCTTTAGCTATGGAGTATCTTCACTTCGCCATTGTTCCATCGGTTGTTCATAGAGACATAACTTCTTCTAATATCTTCGTTGAGAAGGATATGAAGATTAAAGTTGGAGACTTTGGTCTCTCTAGGCTCTTGGTGTTCTCGGAGACGACGGTGAACTCAGCTTCTTCGTCTGATTATGTATCTACCGGACCACAGGGTACGCCCGGTTATTTAGACCCGGATTACCACCGGTCTTTTCGGTTAACGGAGAAGAGTGACGTGTACAGCTACGGTGTCGTTTTGATGGAGTTGATCACGGGGATGAAAGCGGTTGACCAACGTCGTGAGAAGAGAGATATGGCTTTGGCGGATCTTGTTGTATCCAAGATCCAGATGGGTCTTTTGGATCAGGTGATCGACCCGTTGCTTGCCTTAGACGGAGATGATGTGGCGGCGGTGACTGACGGGTTTGGTGTTGCGGCGGTTGCTGAGTTGGCGTTTCGGTGCGTTGTGGCTGATAAGGATGATCGTCCGGACGCTAAGGAGATTGTTGAGGAGCTGAGGAGGATTAGGAGCCATACACGTGTGACGGAAGATGATGACGTGGGGGAAGATTGA
- the LOC104788069 gene encoding protein NRT1/ PTR FAMILY 2.13, translating to MVLEDRKEDGSSLPQPSGSFSKSSPLELDVADPSKQKSSPGTVLDGEKVEKKPGGWRAISFILGNETLERLGTIGLLANFMVYLTKVFHLEQVDASNVINIWSGFTNLTPLVGAFISDTYVGRFKTIAFASFATLLGLITITLTASLPQLHPASCNSKDPLSCAGPNKLQFGVLLLGLCFLSIGSGGIRPCSIPFGVDQFDQRTEEGVKGVASFFNWYYMTFTIVLLITQTVVVYIQDQVSWIIGFSIPTGLMALAVVMFFAGMKRYIYVKPEGSIFSGIAQVVVAARKKRKLKVPVEDDGTVTYYDPSIKSSVLSKLHRSNQFRFLDKAAVIIEGDLTPEGAPSDKWRLCSVQEVEEVKCLIRIVPVWSAGIISLAAMTTQGTFTVSQALKMDRHLGPHFEIPAGSLSVISLLTIGVFLPFYDRVFVPFMRRITGHKSGITLLQRIGTGIVFAIFSMIVAGIVERMRRRRSISAGDPTGMTPMSVFWLSPQLILMGLCEAFNIIGQIEFFNSQFPEHMRSIANSLFSLSFAGSNYLSSFLVTFVHKFSGGHDRPDWLNKNLNAGKLDYFYYLIAVLGVFNLVYFWYCARGYRYKVPLQIGDFEEDKRSDDLEMTSTKPMK from the exons ATGGTTTTGGAGGATAGAAAAGAAGACGGTTCTTCTTTGCCACAACCATCCGGTAGTTTCTCCAAATCGTCACCGTTGGAGTTGGATGTCGCTGATCCGTCCAAACAGAAAAGTTCGCCGGGAACTGTTTTGGATGGCGAGAAGGTTGAGAAAAAGCCTGGAGGATGGAGAGCCATATCTTTCATTTTAG GTAATGAAACGCTGGAGAGACTGGGAACGATAGGGTTGTTGGCAAACTTTATGGTTTATCTAACCAAAGTGTTCCACTTAGAACAAGTCGACGCTTCAAATGTCATTAACATTTGGTCTGGTTTCACTAATCTCACTCCTCTCGTCGGAGCGTTCATCTCAGACACTTACGTCGGCCGCTTCAAGACCATTGCTTTCGCCTCGTTCGCCACTCTACTC GGACTAATAACAATTACACTCACAGCATCGCTTCCTCAACTCCACCCAGCATCATGCAACAGCAAGGACCCACTCAGTTGCGCCGGTCCGAACAAGCTCCAGTTTGGAGTTTTGCTATTGGGACTCTGTTTTCTCTCCATAGGGAGTGGAGGGATACGACCTTGTAGCATCCCTTTTGGGGTTGATCAGTTTGACCAACGAACTGAGGAAGGGGTTAAAGGAGTGGCGAGTTTCTTCAACTGGTATTACATGACTTTTACTATAGTACTGCTCATTACACAGACCGTAGTTGTGTATATCCAGGACCAAGTCAGTTGGATTATCGGCTTTAGTATCCCTACCGGACTCATGGCTCTTGCGGTGGTTATGTTTTTTGCCGGAATGAAACGTTATATCTACGTTAAACCTGAAGGGAGTATATTCTCTGGGATTGCTCAAGTTGTCGTGGCAGCTCGTAAGAAGCGAAAGCTGAAAGTTCCGGTAGAAGATGACGGCACTGTGACCTATTACGACCCATCCATCAAATCTAGCGTGTTATCCAAGTTACACCGCAGTAACCAATTCAG gTTTCTTGACAAAGCGGCGGTGATAATAGAAGGCGACCTAACACCAGAGGGAGCTCCATCAGACAAGTGGCGGTTATGCAGCGTCCAAGAAGTGGAAGAAGTGAAATGTTTGATCCGAATCGTTCCTGTTTGGTCGGCCGGAATAATCTCACTTGCGGCCATGACAACACAAGGCACTTTCACTGTCTCTCAAGCTTTGAAAATGGATCGACACTTAGGTCCTCATTTCGAGATTCCGGCTGGTTCACTCTCTGTCATCTCTCTACTCACAATAGGCGTCTTTCTTCCCTTTTACGACCGTGTTTTTGTTCCCTTCATGAGGCGAATCACCGGCCATAAATCAGGAATCACACTCCTCCAACGTATAGGGACAGGGATCGTGTTCGCGATCTTCTCTATGATCGTTGCGGGCATTGTGGAGCGTATGAGACGCAGACGCTCCATTAGTGCTGGAGATCCAACAGGTATGACTCCAATGTCAGTGTTTTGGCTCTCACCGCAGCTTATTCTGATGGGACTATGCGAAGCATTTAATATCATCGGACAAATAGAGTTCTTCAACAGTCAGTTTCCGGAGCACATGAGAAGCATTGctaactctctcttctctttatcCTTCGCTGGTTCGAACTACCTTAGTAGTTTTCTGGTGACTTTCGTTCATAAATTCTCTGGAGGGCATGATCGTCCGGATTGGCTGAACAAGAATCTCAACGCGGGAAAATTGGATTACTTCTATTACCTGATTGCGGTTTTGGGTGTGTTTAATCTGGTTTATTTCTGGTATTGTGCTCGTGGATACCGGTACAAGGTCCCTTTACAGATTGGAGATTTTGAGGAGGACAAGCGTTCCGATGATCTTGAGATGACTTCGACAAAACCGATGAAATGA
- the LOC104788068 gene encoding thioredoxin H8-like, whose protein sequence is MGANVSSPDQRFHQVTHLRSMKPSWTPQPESTYPFKANSPGIVEIKNKNQWKSRLNALKDTNKLLVIEFTAKWCGPCKSLEPKLEELAAKFTDVEFVKIDVDVLMSVWMEYNLNALPAIVFMKRGRELDRVVGVKVDEIERKLHKYTQSF, encoded by the exons ATGGGTGCTAACGTTTCTTCTCCAGACCAGAGGTTCCATCAGGTAACTCACTTACGTTCCATGAAGCCATCATGGACACCTCAACCTGAGAGTACTTATCCTTTCAAAGCCAACAGTCCTGGTATTGTGGAgataaaaaacaagaatcagtGGAAATCTCGGCTCAACGCTCTCAAAGATACCAACAagctg CTGGTGATCGAGTTCACAGCCAAATGGTGCGGACCGTGTAAATCCCTTGAACCAAAGCTTGAAGAGTTGGCAGCTAAGTTCACTGATGTTGAGTTCGTGAAGATTGATGTCGATGTGTTAATG AGCGTGTGGATGGAGTACAACCTTAACGCTTTGCCTGCGATTGTATTCATGAAGAGAGGCAGAGAACTAGACAGGGTTGTGGGTGTGAAGGTTGATGAGATAGAGAGGAAGCTCCACAAGTACACACAATCTTTCTGA
- the LOC104788070 gene encoding uncharacterized protein LOC104788070 isoform X1 translates to MELFAKGTAVRLRSCHEKYIYAVDDEKTIRQSSDGTSRQSIWTVEMVPRKPKFIRLKSCYGKYLTASESSFLLGMTGARVIQTPPFRQAEYESDWEPIRDESTVKLMSWNEKYLRGNGGAPPWKNSVTCDSEPHVPATKKWILWSVELVVNPENVSFADRFMSPVSSFNYSSVSDDGLNHGSPPVQKLPTYGSSESIGSDPGSVTSSKLMFTPSMSGTSSPKPTEVQRKPSKKLVVENVTAMEIFRGAKSVRLRSSAHEKYLMADDDEERVVMGKNGSSKEARWRVELVPGSEKAIRLKSCHGGYLTASNERLMLGATGHKVVQSRRIRADEPAGEWEPVKEGLKVRLRSRNGGNYLRANGGMPPWRNTVTHDSPHSSVTQSSVVWDVDVVEVHGTG, encoded by the exons atggagctgTTCGCCAAAGGTACGGCCGTTAGATTACGGAGCTGTCACGAGAAATACATCTACGCCGTCGACGACGAAAAAACCATCCGTCAAAGCTCCGACGGAACGTCACGGCAATCTATATGGACGGTGGAGATGGTGCCACGTAAACCCAAATTCATACGTCTCAAGAGCTGCTACGGCAAGTATTTAACGGCGAGCGAGTCGTCGTTTCTTCTTGGGATGACCGGCGCGAGAGTCATCCAAACGCCGCCGTTTCGTCAGGCGGAGTACGAGAGCGACTGGGAGCCGATACGAGACGAGTCAACGGTTAAACTCATGTCGTGGAACGAAAAATATCTGCGAGGGAACGGAGGAGCTCCGCCGTGGAAAAACTCCGTGACGTGCGATAGTGAGCCGCACGTACCGGCGACCAAGAAATGGATCTTGTGGTCCGTTGAGCTCGTTGTGAATCCTGAGAATGTTTCGTTTGCCGATCGTTTCATGTCCCCGGTTTCGAGTTTTAACTACTCGTCGGTCTCTGATGACGGGTTAAATCACGGGTCACCACCGGTTCAGAAATTACCGACTTATGGATCTTCTGAATCTATCGGGTCGGATCCTGGGTCGGTTACTTCTTCGAAACTTATGTTTACTCCGTCAATGTCGGGTACATCGTCCCCAAAACCAACCGAG gTACAGAGGAAACCTTCGAAGAAGTTAGTCGTAGAAAATGTAACAGCGATGGAAATATTTAGGGGTGCGAAGTCGGTGCGATTACGAAGCAGTGCACATGAGAAATATTTGATGGCTGATGACGATGAAGAGAGAGTGGTGATGGGAAAAAACGGGTCGTCTAAGGAGGCTCGATGGAGAGTTGAGTTGGTACCGGGATCCGAAAAGGCGATCCGGTTAAAGAGCTGTCATGGTGGATACTTGACGGCGTCGAATGAGAGGTTGATGTTGGGAGCGACGGGGCATAAAGTGGTGCAGTCGAGGAGGATACGAGCGGACGAGCCAGCGGGGGAGTGGGAGCCGGTTAAAGAAGGTTTAAAGGTGAGGCTAAGGAGTAGAAACGGTGGGAATTATCTAAGAGCCAATGGAGGAATGCCACCTTGGAGAAATACGGTTACTCATGATTCACCGCACTCGAGTGTTACGCAGAGTTCGGTGGTTTGGGATGTTGATGTGGTCGAGGTTCATGGGACCGGTTGA